The proteins below come from a single Aegilops tauschii subsp. strangulata cultivar AL8/78 chromosome 6, Aet v6.0, whole genome shotgun sequence genomic window:
- the LOC109781266 gene encoding uncharacterized protein, producing MADAPLYKQHRRYTRELHDVDLHGNHKLHVVCTSKGQDVDKMPSTLRRKLSGMPVKLVGVDVEYTHYVKPQRVGVLQLCVEKECLVYHISAAKDRPMELEKFLMNGEYTLVGFAIEGDKSKLKLSGLEINSDNYIDIQNRL from the exons ATGGCGGATGCACCTCTATACAAGCAGCATCGCAGGTACACTAGGGAGCTCCACGACGTCGACCTCCACGGCAACCACAAGCTCCACGTCGTTTGCACAAGCAAGGGTCAAGACGTGGACAAGATGCCGTCCACGCTCAGGAGGAAGCTCAGCGGAATGCCCGTCAAACTAGTCGGTGTTGATGTCGAGTACACGCACTATGTGAAGCCACAGCGGGTAGGAGTGCTCCAGCTATGCGTAGAAAAAGAATGCCTTGTCTACCACATCTCTGCAGCTAAAGACAG GCCAATGGAACTAGAGAAATTCCTCATGAATGGTGAGTACACCTTGGTAGGATTCGCCATTGAAGGAGACAAAAGCAAGCTGAAGCTATCTGGCTTGGAGATCAACTCCGACAACTACATTGATATTCAG